The Apostichopus japonicus isolate 1M-3 chromosome 3, ASM3797524v1, whole genome shotgun sequence region AATATTAGTTCAGCTGGGAAAGGCAACTATATATCTATTAACATCACATCATCTTTTTGGGAACCAAACATTTTTGACTGAGTCAAAAGATAAGTGTAAAAGATTTAGGTCGGAATAAACACATTGATTACTGCAGCTGATATCTACCTAGGCTGAACCTTAAGCATGCACACACCTAAGCACCTTTTCTTACCTCTGAAATCACACTGGGAGCATTTGACTGGTTGCATGCCATCGTGCGTCCTCATATGGAGGATTAGATTATTCTTGGTCTTGCTAGCGTAGGGACAGAGTTTACACTTGTGTTGTCTGTTCTCGAGATGGATCCTCATGTGGTATCTGAGACTGGATTCTTTTTTGCCGGTGTAGTCGCAATGTTTGCAGGAGAACAGCTTgatcttttcaactttctccGAATCTCTATTGTCAATCATCAGGTTATGCTTCTGTCGAAGGTGATCCTGTAGGTAAAAGAGAGATAAAGAGAGcgtgggagagagagagagaaaaaaagagcgATAACGGGTTTCAAATATTGTGTAAGTTTCTTTAAGATTCTCTTAAAATTCTTTTTAGGATCAGAAGATAGATATCAGTGATGTTATTGAATGAAATACTTCTGTCCTAATATTATTCAAACAACAAGTATGCAAATAAGTTTCACAggtttcatatttaacataatCAATAGCAGCAATGGGTTTAGCAAACTGTTAGCAGtttgctaaaagttttattttatttttattctaatATTATTCAATATCTAAACTGACTTCAATGGCATGACTCGTATGGGAATGACATGAACTTACcttgaacaaataaaaaaaatggagggCCAACAGCTTAGCAATTGCTAGTTTGTTCAAGAGATGACAAATTCTCCATTTAACCTAGCGTTTGTTcagaaaattattgaaagatgATCTTTGCAGAGACACTTTAGAATTCCATCTTAGTTTGAAACCAGAACTTCTGTTGATCTCCATTTTCAACATATGGGTTCTTGCACTTGTAAAGAGAATCTTCCTACCATACAGTAGTGTGTTCACATAGTTTTCAGACTGTGGTGTGTTGTTAACCTAATATGACCTCTGACCCTACtcgaagaaaaacaaaaaaacaatgttcTTGGAAAGGGGAATACAGATACTAAATAAGAAGTAGAACCATAAAGTAAAGAGGAATTACTCTTAAAAATCAAAGACACAACCTTACCTTTAAGACTGCTTTATCTGCGCATTTGAAATCACAATCGTCTTCTGAACAGGTaatgttcttttcttcttcagtTGCGTGGAGTCTCAAGTAATGGATTTTGAGGTTATAAGGTGTAGACATACATTTACCACACTGGTCACACATGTAGTTCTTGATGCCCGTGTGGATGACGAGATGCTTCTTCAGGTCAAACCGCCTCTCGGACGAAAACTGACAGAGGTGACACCGGTGTAGCTTCAGGAGGCGTTTGTGCTTTTGCTTAACGTGTTCTTCCAACAGTTCGGATGTGATGAACTTGCCATCACATTCTGTACACTTCATAACAGTGGACCCGTCTTCGTCATCTATTTCCTCGTGAGAGCCTCTGTGTTTCTCCAGGTCATCTAAGTCATTATATTTGGCTCCACAGAGGTCACAAGCGTATGCCACCAGAGCCCTCTGTCTATCTGCCATGTTACCAGAGAACTCCCCACTTTTGACGTAGTGGCGTTTCTTCTTCTCTCCAGAAATGTCGTAAGCGACATCGTTGTCAGTGGCAGATTTTCTCTTCTTGGTGATTCTTTTTTTTGTCGATTCAATCTCACATTTGACCTCTGGGTATTCGCCGTCCATTTCAATCTCTACGTAGTCAGAAACCTTTTCGGTGGCTTCGTCATCCTTCTCATCCGTTTCCAATGCACTATCTTCATTTGGAGGTTCTGTGTTCTCTGTTAGGTTGTGAGTTCCATTTGAAGACTCTTCTGGTTCTTTGTCTTCTGATACTTCGACATTTGGTTCGACATTTGGCTCAATCTTAACGGTTCCAGCCTCTTCGGAAACAGAAGTTTCTTCGCTTTCGGCTGATGGCTTTGTCAGCTGTTCCACGAGTCTTGCTTTAAGATGGGTTGTTGAGACATGCCGTTTTAGCTCGCCAAATCTTTCAAAAACGGCGTCACAAAGAGGTAAATTACAGCTCAGCGTTTTCCCTTTCTGCTGGTGTTCCTTATAGAAATGGTGTCTCATGTTGCGCCAATGGACACAGACAAATTCACACAAGGGGCACTGGAAGCCCTCCAGGAAGGGTTGGTGACATCGCAGGTGCAGAGACATCTCCTCTTCGTCCAGCTGACACTTACAGCCAGGGTGCTTACATCTCACATCCTCAGTGGACTTTTGCTGAAACCATGTCTGTTCCCATTCCTCCACAAGCTTCAGCAGTTGATATTCAAACTCTGCTGGGGTAACCGTCAAAGAATGTCTCTTGTAAAATGTTTCATCTTCTCCCAGAAGTCTCCAGTTTTTGTTCATCCTCCCCTTTCTGGGGCCTTTACCTCGCCTGCTGCTCCTCAATGAGCTGAGATATGGATGGGAACCATCGTCATCGGCATCGACGGCAAATTTGAAAGGGATCTTCCGTCTACGCCCACGACTTGAAATACTGATCTGGCTTGGTTTATGGACAAAAGCTTTGCCAgattcatcatcttcatcatcgacatcctcttcctcctcttttAACTTCACTTCCCTGCGAGGACGCCCTCGTTTCCTAGCGTTGGGCTTCTTCGAACCTGTAACCTCCACGAAACCGCCGTCGGCGCCTCTGTTGGAATCGTCTCTGCCGATGGACCTAACTTCCACTGCTATGTGCTTACTCAGGAAATGGCTGGCAATCTCTTCTTTATCCTTGCCTGTGTAGTGGCACAGTTTACACCTAAATTGTATTTCTTGTTCATCTGTAATATTTTCAGCATCTCCCGTTTCCGGTGATGCCTCCTTGTTTTCCTTTGGATCATCGCTGGCAGATAATTCAGCTTCATTCAtttctgaaagaaagaaagaaagggggaGAGGAGATATTATGAATGACTGCAACTGCCACATACAGCCAATAGGCACTTTGTAATTGTGAGTTCCAAGTGCACTTTACAATAAGGTTGTGATGATTCTCCTAGGTGCATTACAACTTACaaatattccatatatatatatatatatatttctgagtTCTCAAATACTTTGTAGCTTGGCTCTATGTTACATGTACAGCAAGAGAGCCTCTTCAAGTTACTAAGGATATTAACAGACCCCAGACAACCATGGTTATTGACTACTTCTGCATGTGCTTTATTTTGTAGTTTCATTAACTACAAGTACTACATCAAACATCTATTTATTCAGTGTGCTTTGACTAATCTGGCTGAAGTACACAAATAACTCTGCCTCCATTTTGTTGGGCTCGTTAGTGGCAAACTCAATTTTCCACATCATCCAGAAAGAAGGAACCAAACCATTTTGAACCCCACTGGGTTTGGAGAGACATTATCTTTGTGTGAAGAGCAACATGTGAGGAAcctttttatgaaaaaaaacatgttcataAAGTTGACTTTAAACCCAAAAATTGGCTGCCACCGACATGACAAATACAAATCTCCATTACAAAATCAAACACAACCCTTTGCACGGAAAGTCCCAATCGTAACCGGTCTGTTTTATTTTGGACTATACCATTTGATAAAAGGCTGTCATCAAGTTTAACATTGGTAAAGGTTGGCATAGGTTTGGGTTTCAAGTTGTTTTCTCACACATATTTCAATCATGGTTGGTACTGTATTATGATGAATACTACCTCCGTGTGTATTAACTATTATTGAAATGTTTCAGTTGTCTCCGTTTGTGTTTTTGCAATTATTTCTTGGTTTATTATTAGTTTAAAAATATCTATATTACCTGGTAGGTCTAATTGTTATTGTTGAGAGTTAAATAATTAATGAAGAGGATTGTTCAGAAATAGTATATCAGCTGGACGAAATGTCATGTTTGCATGAAACTAATAAGTAGTAGAACTTAATGCCGACCGAAGGTCCTGAGTGTCTTAACGTTGTTATTAATACTGACTACAGCCTAACTTACATTCATAGGCCAAACAGTAACTTTGACCTGATTAGAGTTGAGTACCATGGGGGCGTTTACCGTCCTCATTTTCTAAGCGGCCAAACAAGTACAGATGTAATCACTGGTTGGAAACGTGCCTTCGCCTACGGTTATCAGGCTTAAGCCTTAACTTAAGATACTTAAGCACCAAAGctggcctaacttaggcctaggccctaacTAGTTTTGGCCTTTGTTAACCTTTACTTAGCCTTATGGCTGTTAGCTGCTGAAAGTTACTACTGATAACTTTTCGTTTAGTAAATAAGATTATTTGGTACAGTTATTCAACCATCTCAAGTTAAGGTTGTCATCATTGTCCCAGACAAGTTTCAATATCCCGCGGTGAAGTCCCCTTTTATGATTATACGATAACACTGTTTTGTCTATACAGTACTACACTGAATGCATTGCAGTCGCTGCTGGTCGTGACGCCACATACAAGTCTACTACAGCTTAGCCTTATATTCAGACGCCATGTTTGGGCGAAAGTGGCAAAATAATGTTCGTTCATACAACCTCAAAATACGTGGATATTATAGTATTACTGTATAAAATTAATGTTCAAAAGACACCATTACCATTCAAAGTCTATTTTGGCTCCAA contains the following coding sequences:
- the LOC139960290 gene encoding uncharacterized protein → MNEAELSASDDPKENKEASPETGDAENITDEQEIQFRCKLCHYTGKDKEEIASHFLSKHIAVEVRSIGRDDSNRGADGGFVEVTGSKKPNARKRGRPRREVKLKEEEEDVDDEDDESGKAFVHKPSQISISSRGRRRKIPFKFAVDADDDGSHPYLSSLRSSRRGKGPRKGRMNKNWRLLGEDETFYKRHSLTVTPAEFEYQLLKLVEEWEQTWFQQKSTEDVRCKHPGCKCQLDEEEMSLHLRCHQPFLEGFQCPLCEFVCVHWRNMRHHFYKEHQQKGKTLSCNLPLCDAVFERFGELKRHVSTTHLKARLVEQLTKPSAESEETSVSEEAGTVKIEPNVEPNVEVSEDKEPEESSNGTHNLTENTEPPNEDSALETDEKDDEATEKVSDYVEIEMDGEYPEVKCEIESTKKRITKKRKSATDNDVAYDISGEKKKRHYVKSGEFSGNMADRQRALVAYACDLCGAKYNDLDDLEKHRGSHEEIDDEDGSTVMKCTECDGKFITSELLEEHVKQKHKRLLKLHRCHLCQFSSERRFDLKKHLVIHTGIKNYMCDQCGKCMSTPYNLKIHYLRLHATEEEKNITCSEDDCDFKCADKAVLKDHLRQKHNLMIDNRDSEKVEKIKLFSCKHCDYTGKKESSLRYHMRIHLENRQHKCKLCPYASKTKNNLILHMRTHDGMQPVKCSQCDFRGATNKIISEHILSKHAGIRPYRCLVCKWSTSYSGNMWKHIHDHRSELGDAMPAEPVEVVTGEGVAIPVPLRPPSGRKRTKLYPPRQYSRSPAADNLKAISKEFQAAHTARVDALSQLLQVNASGANPEETVTIVEVPIPMGEGESSVIMGGSESATTSALNSLAAAVATAREVALLSQQAQAVISGQQGTDSSNPYPVSQLFQQIAGQASGSQQTQIITSALASSSKGNEVIIAVTSPDSLQQAVLQSGITSSSQPGSVGVTDQTKVTYTIARPQGGGEEEVQFTVQPDIHFENQSAVADIPDPEETHVESDHVYVSINESDLHVAEDDRQGHTLQIVESSAVKDHLSCEQNTEVEEHNMSQLVTMIPEGELVMSMVPTASQSNPTYVSDSQQPVEAHIVVSDPENPGQYIQQEIHYVQTNENGEAILEQNGTTQVVHIVQQENGELAYQDSDGQVYTAENTQVMFQPTEQSEQDFIPNEIPEAITISDTDGRLRIPDSEQLVSSEGHLAGVTEGVDQQEVQIAVAAEFIDQDHQVIGDIGEDQLGESKNEQSHVNIEAMPEDLTTTPRTGESDSSKVLSTASLEERQDDEDLKTSSIEEPVENEDLPPDEGSDVQAQSEK